A genomic segment from Neobacillus sp. YX16 encodes:
- a CDS encoding PepSY domain-containing protein: MKRISWFWVAISSILLIIVVVSFQQFGKLTPSADMLTEQDAEKLVQERYQGSVSSIKLDKQQYHIELEKQNHHYTIKLDSSSGKVLSFTQTETSKPTPSQTPPQKVELSEERIKEIILSEIVNGTIASLEKIDNGSDLFYKAIVHDKEKQTTLTVDAVSGSILSSTSFSITQQPKALTEKEAVEIARTQVQGEVDDIWLETENNQTYYLIKIETSDDREAIVQIHAITGEVMSIGRDDHESTQKKKGDEDDDD, translated from the coding sequence TTGAAAAGGATATCTTGGTTTTGGGTTGCCATAAGTTCCATACTCCTTATTATTGTTGTTGTCAGCTTTCAGCAATTTGGGAAACTTACACCCTCTGCTGACATGTTAACAGAACAGGATGCCGAGAAGCTCGTTCAAGAGCGCTACCAAGGAAGTGTTTCATCCATAAAATTAGACAAACAACAATATCATATAGAACTAGAAAAACAAAATCATCATTACACTATTAAATTAGATTCCTCTAGCGGAAAGGTTTTATCCTTCACACAAACTGAAACGTCAAAGCCTACGCCATCACAAACACCTCCACAAAAGGTTGAGTTATCAGAAGAGAGAATTAAGGAAATTATCCTTTCCGAGATAGTAAATGGAACAATCGCTTCATTAGAAAAAATAGATAACGGCTCTGATTTATTTTATAAGGCCATTGTGCATGACAAAGAAAAGCAGACTACACTTACAGTCGATGCTGTTTCAGGCAGCATCCTCTCTTCTACCTCATTCTCAATAACTCAACAGCCTAAAGCTTTGACAGAAAAAGAGGCAGTTGAAATTGCACGTACACAGGTTCAGGGAGAGGTTGATGATATTTGGCTAGAAACGGAAAATAACCAAACCTACTACCTTATAAAGATAGAAACATCCGATGATCGTGAAGCAATCGTTCAAATTCATGCTATTACAGGAGAAGTAATGTCAATAGGCAGGGATGACCATGAAAGTACACAGAAGAAAAAAGGCGATGAGGATGACGATGATTGA
- a CDS encoding HAMP domain-containing sensor histidine kinase has protein sequence MSIKLRLILSNIAMITVPIIMFIITSFLLMMVFLGDIREMANFLPESHNYHKTKQEDTLLFLELKEKSAVNPMKMMSKEYLESLNTELSEIDSGLIVRKNDEIFYLTDELEKVHTEKLPEFGTERSFRSLEEIGEQTFAVKQHDFYLQDGSEVSLFLMRDASPWNQFVRTFFPILFGLCLLILIATNGFLTYFVSKSIINPINQLKKAAHFIKSGNLQHSITAARNDEIGQLTQAFEEMRIQLKESHEIQKQYEDNRKELIAHISHDLKTPITSIKGYIEGIRDGVADTPEKRTRYIQTIYTKAVDMDHLIDELFLFSKLDLGKVPFEFERIDIKDYLSDYFEELSFDLRKQNVELNFQFAPQGHYHVFADREKFKRGLANIINNSLKYMDKDKKELIISMHSTDETVEVSITDNGPGIPEESIPFIFNQFYRAEQSRNKLTGGSGLGLSIAKMIIEEHNGMINLDSTLTVGTKITIILPHQTCSEEATS, from the coding sequence ATGTCTATCAAACTTCGTCTGATATTATCAAATATTGCGATGATCACGGTACCAATCATTATGTTTATAATTACCTCTTTTCTGTTAATGATGGTGTTTCTCGGAGATATCCGTGAAATGGCCAATTTCTTACCAGAAAGCCACAATTACCACAAAACAAAACAAGAGGATACATTGCTGTTTCTAGAATTAAAAGAAAAGTCTGCCGTCAACCCAATGAAAATGATGAGTAAGGAATATTTGGAATCCCTAAACACTGAACTTAGTGAAATCGATTCTGGTTTAATTGTCCGTAAAAACGATGAGATATTCTATCTTACAGATGAGCTAGAAAAAGTCCATACAGAGAAGCTGCCGGAGTTTGGTACAGAAAGAAGCTTCCGCAGCTTAGAAGAAATAGGTGAGCAGACGTTTGCCGTGAAGCAGCATGATTTCTATCTGCAGGATGGCAGCGAGGTCTCACTCTTCTTAATGAGAGACGCAAGCCCTTGGAATCAGTTTGTAAGAACCTTTTTCCCAATCCTATTCGGTTTATGTTTATTGATATTAATTGCGACTAATGGATTTTTAACCTACTTTGTGTCTAAAAGTATTATCAACCCAATCAATCAATTAAAGAAAGCAGCTCATTTTATAAAAAGCGGCAACCTCCAGCATTCCATTACAGCGGCTAGGAATGATGAGATTGGTCAGTTAACACAAGCATTTGAAGAAATGCGGATTCAATTAAAGGAGTCACATGAAATCCAAAAACAATATGAGGATAACCGGAAGGAATTAATTGCCCATATTTCTCATGATTTAAAAACGCCGATTACCTCCATTAAAGGGTATATTGAAGGAATCCGTGATGGAGTGGCAGACACACCTGAAAAGAGAACACGCTATATTCAAACCATTTATACAAAAGCAGTGGACATGGACCATTTAATTGATGAATTATTCTTATTCTCAAAGCTGGATTTAGGCAAGGTTCCCTTTGAATTTGAAAGAATTGATATAAAAGATTATCTAAGTGATTATTTCGAGGAGTTAAGCTTTGACCTTAGAAAGCAGAATGTAGAGTTAAATTTCCAATTTGCCCCTCAGGGTCATTATCATGTTTTTGCTGATCGTGAAAAGTTTAAACGAGGTCTGGCAAATATTATTAACAATAGCTTAAAGTACATGGATAAGGATAAAAAGGAATTAATAATATCTATGCATTCTACCGACGAAACGGTAGAGGTTTCCATTACTGATAATGGACCTGGTATACCAGAAGAGTCAATTCCCTTCATCTTTAATCAGTTTTACCGAGCTGAACAATCGAGAAATAAATTAACCGGGGGCAGTGGTTTAGGACTTTCCATCGCAAAAATGATTATTGAAGAACATAACGGTATGATAAATTTAGATAGTACTTTAACAGTAGGAACAAAAATTACCATTATTTTGCCGCATCAGACCTGTTCCGAGGAGGCCACATCATGA
- a CDS encoding response regulator transcription factor, translating into MKKILIIEDEKSIAELEQDYLEINGFQTEMVHTGDIGLQKALTQDYDLILLDVMLPNIDGFEICKKIRSIKDIPIIMVTAKKEEIDKIRGLGLGADDYLVKPFSPNEMVARVKAHLSRYERLSMKQTTESQGIYIRGLFIDRSSRRVFVNTKEITLTTKEFDVLTFLALNPDQVFSKDHLFERIWGYDSNGDVSTVTVHIRKIREKIEHDPSNPEYIETVWGSGYRFH; encoded by the coding sequence ATGAAAAAGATTCTGATTATTGAAGATGAAAAAAGTATTGCTGAATTAGAACAGGATTATTTAGAAATCAACGGCTTCCAAACAGAAATGGTCCATACTGGAGATATTGGTCTCCAAAAAGCATTAACACAAGATTACGATTTAATTCTGCTAGACGTTATGCTGCCAAACATCGACGGTTTTGAAATTTGTAAGAAAATAAGAAGTATTAAAGATATCCCTATCATTATGGTGACAGCAAAAAAAGAAGAAATTGATAAGATTAGAGGTCTGGGGCTGGGTGCAGATGATTATTTAGTCAAGCCCTTCAGTCCAAATGAAATGGTTGCGAGAGTGAAAGCACATCTATCCCGATATGAGAGATTATCAATGAAACAAACTACTGAATCGCAAGGAATATACATCCGTGGTTTATTCATTGATCGATCCTCGAGGCGTGTCTTTGTAAATACCAAAGAAATTACCTTAACAACAAAGGAATTTGATGTTCTCACCTTTTTAGCACTAAACCCAGACCAGGTCTTCAGCAAAGACCATCTCTTTGAAAGAATATGGGGTTACGATAGCAATGGAGACGTCTCGACCGTCACCGTCCACATCCGTAAAATAAGAGAAAAAATTGAACACGACCCCTCCAACCCTGAATACATAGAAACCGTTTGGGGATCTGGCTATCGTTTTCATTAA
- a CDS encoding ABC transporter ATP-binding protein has translation MTNIIEINQVSKQFNNRMILKDVSFTIKEGTINGLLGPNGAGKTTIIRLLNGVIEATTGLMKVMDFDPQLHGDEIRKRVGIVTESASLYHDMTAWDNLVFFSKIYGKYDTKRITHLLEQFDMLGFKDQLVGSFSTGMKKRISLAKALLHNPKLLFLDEPTNGLDPEGINEVIHYLRKVNQEEGVTILICSHVLHQLETICDSYLFLNKGRIVEKGAKKELEEKYLKEIRLLVETGLKPINSQSYKGYTFSRIGSNQLEFILPSKNEITPLLANILSETWVHNCEITNRSLEALYFNIRGE, from the coding sequence TTGACAAATATAATAGAAATTAATCAAGTAAGCAAACAATTTAATAATCGGATGATATTAAAAGATGTCTCTTTTACAATTAAAGAAGGAACAATAAATGGCCTGCTTGGGCCAAATGGAGCAGGGAAAACCACAATCATCCGATTATTAAATGGAGTCATTGAGGCCACAACGGGATTGATGAAGGTGATGGATTTTGACCCACAGCTTCATGGAGATGAAATTAGAAAAAGAGTTGGAATTGTAACTGAAAGTGCAAGTCTTTATCATGATATGACCGCCTGGGACAATCTTGTCTTCTTTTCAAAAATATATGGTAAATACGATACAAAGCGAATCACACATTTGCTTGAACAGTTCGATATGCTGGGATTTAAGGATCAATTAGTGGGTAGCTTTTCTACAGGAATGAAGAAGAGAATCTCACTAGCTAAAGCTTTATTGCATAATCCAAAACTTCTTTTTCTTGATGAGCCGACCAACGGGTTAGATCCTGAAGGGATTAATGAAGTGATCCATTATTTACGCAAAGTGAATCAAGAGGAAGGGGTTACCATCTTAATTTGCTCACATGTTCTGCACCAACTTGAAACAATCTGCGATTCCTATTTGTTTCTGAATAAGGGCAGGATAGTAGAAAAAGGAGCAAAGAAGGAATTAGAGGAAAAATATTTAAAGGAAATTAGGTTATTAGTAGAAACGGGTCTTAAGCCCATTAATAGCCAATCCTACAAGGGGTACACATTTAGTAGGATAGGGTCTAATCAATTGGAATTTATACTTCCATCTAAGAATGAGATTACACCTTTATTAGCCAATATTCTAAGTGAAACATGGGTTCATAATTGTGAAATAACCAATAGAAGTCTTGAGGCGCTATATTTTAATATTAGGGGGGAATAG
- a CDS encoding PepSY domain-containing protein, which translates to MKNKVLIGVVSSLLVLGGAFAVGASNNNTRPDDSNHLDDKSAVINLDTQNLPELKAGQELELETEHGQTFYKIDDDNDDDSSKSTASQSNTSAISVDEAAKIATNEVNGKITEVEKEMEHGRLEYKFEIQSDRGEVDIRVDAETGKITRVKFDDDSGDDRYDDDDDDKGRGSDDSGIDG; encoded by the coding sequence ATGAAAAATAAAGTATTAATAGGTGTTGTATCATCGTTACTAGTTTTGGGAGGGGCATTTGCAGTAGGTGCATCAAACAATAATACTCGTCCAGATGATTCTAATCATTTAGATGATAAATCAGCCGTCATCAATCTTGATACACAAAACTTACCTGAACTCAAAGCAGGTCAGGAGTTGGAGCTAGAAACAGAACACGGTCAAACATTTTACAAGATAGATGATGATAATGATGATGACAGCAGTAAGTCTACGGCTTCTCAATCTAACACTTCAGCAATCTCAGTTGATGAAGCTGCAAAAATCGCAACCAATGAAGTAAATGGGAAAATTACCGAGGTTGAAAAAGAAATGGAACATGGCAGACTCGAATATAAATTTGAGATTCAGTCGGATCGGGGCGAGGTTGACATTCGAGTCGATGCTGAAACCGGGAAAATCACAAGAGTAAAGTTTGATGATGACAGCGGAGATGATCGATACGATGACGATGATGATGACAAGGGTAGAGGAAGCGATGATAGCGGGATAGATGGATAA
- a CDS encoding polyhydroxyalkanoate biosynthesis repressor PhaR, with product MSTKKPYDPFESFKSYSGILEKQINDFIFLWSNNNEFVKMANTGTEANSRYLEAYRKNQEALAGVLNIPTRNDLVNIASLTIQTEEKIESLEEQIWDLQDTLKSQSKDIETVVEVSKEIIKLTKQLKTELVKTKKELADSKNLQSELQEIRFELNKLNNLKDEVEILKGHAEKDNPKELVLTGADSTK from the coding sequence ATGTCGACAAAAAAGCCGTATGACCCATTTGAGTCTTTCAAAAGTTACAGTGGAATTTTGGAAAAACAGATAAATGATTTTATTTTTCTTTGGTCAAATAACAATGAATTTGTCAAAATGGCAAATACAGGGACAGAGGCAAACTCCCGATACCTTGAAGCCTATAGAAAGAATCAAGAGGCACTAGCAGGTGTACTCAATATTCCTACTAGAAATGACTTGGTCAATATAGCTTCTTTAACCATTCAAACCGAAGAAAAAATTGAATCTCTTGAGGAACAAATTTGGGACTTACAGGATACCTTGAAGTCTCAAAGCAAGGATATTGAAACTGTTGTTGAGGTTTCAAAAGAAATAATTAAATTAACCAAACAACTAAAAACAGAGTTAGTGAAAACGAAAAAGGAACTAGCAGATTCCAAGAATCTACAAAGTGAACTACAAGAGATAAGGTTCGAGCTAAATAAATTAAATAATCTTAAAGATGAAGTAGAGATACTTAAAGGTCACGCGGAAAAAGACAATCCAAAAGAACTCGTCTTAACAGGTGCAGATTCTACAAAATAA
- a CDS encoding response regulator transcription factor, translating into MSTKKGTILVVEDEEKIARVLEIELEYEGYSVTKVIDGLEALEAYRTGNWDLILLDVMLPGLSGIELLRRIRKNDLLTPVILLTAKSSVEDKVSGLDLGANDYITKPFQIEELLARIRAALRIKQVENHQDEDNILLRFADLSIDQKSREVLRAGEPIELTPREFDLLVYLMIHKRQVLSRDQILEAVWGYDFFGDTNVVDVYIRYVRKKIDLPSLPSLIHTVRGIGYVMKDAK; encoded by the coding sequence ATGTCAACTAAAAAAGGAACCATTCTAGTTGTTGAGGATGAAGAAAAGATAGCCCGAGTTTTAGAGATTGAGCTTGAATATGAAGGCTATTCTGTAACAAAGGTAATAGATGGTCTCGAGGCATTAGAGGCCTATCGTACTGGGAACTGGGATTTAATCTTATTGGATGTCATGCTGCCAGGCTTAAGCGGGATTGAACTTCTTAGGCGAATCAGAAAAAATGACCTCCTTACACCAGTCATTCTCTTAACAGCAAAAAGTTCTGTTGAGGACAAAGTGTCTGGTCTTGACCTAGGAGCCAATGATTATATTACAAAGCCTTTTCAAATTGAAGAACTCTTAGCGAGAATCCGTGCTGCATTAAGAATAAAGCAAGTTGAAAACCATCAGGATGAAGACAATATTCTGTTGCGTTTTGCCGATTTAAGTATTGATCAAAAATCTAGAGAAGTGTTAAGGGCTGGAGAACCTATCGAATTGACTCCAAGAGAATTTGATTTACTAGTTTATCTAATGATCCATAAACGTCAGGTGTTGAGCAGGGACCAAATTTTAGAGGCAGTGTGGGGATACGACTTTTTTGGCGATACGAATGTAGTGGATGTCTATATCCGATATGTAAGAAAAAAAATAGACCTACCTTCTTTACCCTCATTAATTCATACTGTTCGAGGCATAGGCTATGTCATGAAGGATGCAAAATGA
- a CDS encoding ABC transporter permease subunit, with protein MNKTTILTIARKDMKATFSSKKVWVPMIIVAVMLCIIVPAFIAYFGIHFDLLGTSTKDIEKPINAFIKDFPNEEMRNTLIALPTIDFKFVYFFLTFMMIPFFLMVAIINSMVTSSNSFVGEKERNTLETLLFAPISIKDLFLGKVVASLIPTLGISFASFIISLIVVNVITYPYFKVILYFNSTWMILMFWVIPILVLFNIILNVLISAKVKTFQEAQQFGGLLVFPIVGIIISQASGMFFLSPFTLFLIGAALLIGNLFLIKLVTKFSNRNTLFQSQIH; from the coding sequence TTGAATAAAACTACAATCCTAACAATTGCCCGAAAAGATATGAAAGCAACGTTTTCATCCAAGAAAGTTTGGGTTCCGATGATAATTGTAGCAGTAATGCTATGCATTATTGTTCCAGCTTTTATTGCCTATTTTGGAATTCACTTTGATTTGCTTGGTACCTCTACTAAAGATATCGAAAAACCGATAAATGCATTTATTAAAGACTTTCCAAATGAGGAGATGCGGAATACTCTAATCGCATTGCCGACAATTGACTTTAAATTTGTTTATTTCTTCTTAACCTTTATGATGATACCTTTTTTCTTAATGGTAGCTATTATTAATTCAATGGTTACTTCATCAAATAGTTTTGTAGGGGAGAAGGAAAGAAATACGTTAGAGACATTGTTATTTGCACCTATTTCAATTAAAGACTTGTTTCTAGGTAAAGTAGTAGCATCCCTAATTCCAACCTTAGGTATCTCATTTGCTTCCTTTATCATTAGTTTGATAGTTGTTAATGTCATTACGTATCCGTATTTTAAAGTAATCTTATATTTTAACTCTACTTGGATGATATTAATGTTTTGGGTTATTCCAATATTAGTACTGTTTAATATTATCTTGAATGTCTTGATCTCGGCCAAAGTTAAAACGTTTCAGGAAGCCCAGCAATTCGGCGGACTGCTTGTGTTCCCAATCGTTGGAATCATCATAAGCCAAGCAAGTGGAATGTTCTTCTTAAGCCCATTCACACTATTCCTAATAGGCGCTGCTTTACTAATAGGCAATCTATTCCTAATAAAACTGGTCACTAAATTTAGTAACCGAAATACATTATTTCAAAGTCAAATCCACTAA
- a CDS encoding alpha/beta hydrolase: MGELFSGIPYLRMGAGEPLVFIHGLGEVKEGWSSQFEFAEKYDLIIPDLRGHGEYLTNEEISIPNFAHDVICLLKGLGLKSAHICGLSMGGMVAQEIYRQAPDMCRSLVLVSTFHYAPKHFGELFLKFRKIKTESRSLEEQKNMAARICLYSWTAENVEKFKKFYQPNREYYLPSMKACLEVNNLCLLSKIKVPTLIIGGQYDSVTPAWIQLMMHKQIRHSEFVIFRNTGHVAKLEAKESFNEVLRSFLNKHKKAS, encoded by the coding sequence TTGGGTGAGTTATTTTCTGGAATTCCCTATTTACGAATGGGCGCTGGTGAACCATTGGTTTTTATTCATGGGCTTGGTGAAGTAAAGGAAGGCTGGTCCAGCCAGTTTGAGTTTGCAGAAAAGTATGATTTAATTATTCCAGATTTACGGGGACACGGTGAGTACCTTACAAATGAGGAAATTAGTATTCCAAACTTTGCACACGATGTTATTTGTTTGTTGAAGGGTCTTGGGCTTAAAAGTGCACATATCTGTGGGTTATCCATGGGCGGGATGGTTGCACAAGAAATCTATCGTCAGGCACCAGACATGTGCAGGTCCCTCGTGCTCGTAAGCACATTTCATTATGCACCAAAACATTTTGGAGAGTTATTTTTGAAATTCCGTAAGATAAAAACAGAGTCACGTTCACTCGAGGAGCAAAAAAATATGGCAGCACGAATTTGTCTCTACTCATGGACAGCAGAAAACGTTGAGAAATTCAAAAAATTCTATCAGCCCAATCGTGAATATTACCTTCCTTCAATGAAAGCATGTCTAGAGGTAAATAATTTATGTCTGCTATCAAAGATAAAAGTTCCAACTTTAATTATTGGCGGTCAATATGACTCAGTTACTCCTGCTTGGATACAATTAATGATGCATAAACAGATTAGACACTCTGAGTTTGTCATATTTAGAAATACAGGACATGTAGCTAAACTCGAGGCAAAAGAATCCTTTAATGAGGTACTTCGCAGCTTTTTAAATAAACATAAAAAGGCAAGTTAA
- a CDS encoding ABC transporter permease — MNTIRANSLNEMQKLLSKKSTKLFLLASVLIPVLTKLLVNNLFLTDWMALPAENINFTLLDLFVTIFIPLFIFISATDLFTGERERGTLFQVRPISRMELFLSKVIAISIFNLIVLLLEWLAVMISSVVFDKVFNLTNIPSSLGAFIVSWLPLIVLTAFAVMVALLVQSSVLAISSMIGLYLIMMFIPYVLPSSLYLLPSTYLDWYMQWLSDVSLRWILQTVTYLCSSFALFFSVGYYMFNRKEA, encoded by the coding sequence ATGAACACAATCCGAGCAAATAGTTTAAATGAAATGCAAAAGCTGCTGTCAAAAAAAAGCACCAAACTGTTTCTACTTGCTTCTGTGCTTATTCCTGTCCTGACTAAGCTTCTTGTTAATAATCTTTTTTTAACCGATTGGATGGCTTTACCAGCTGAAAATATCAATTTTACATTATTAGATTTATTTGTCACCATTTTTATTCCTTTATTTATTTTTATCTCCGCAACAGATTTATTTACGGGAGAAAGAGAACGCGGAACCTTATTTCAGGTTAGACCCATTAGTCGAATGGAGCTTTTCCTTTCCAAAGTTATCGCTATTAGTATTTTTAACTTAATTGTTCTTTTATTAGAATGGCTGGCCGTGATGATAAGCAGCGTAGTTTTTGATAAAGTCTTCAACTTGACCAATATTCCTTCTAGTCTTGGAGCTTTTATTGTATCCTGGCTCCCCCTTATCGTTCTAACGGCATTTGCTGTTATGGTGGCACTTTTGGTCCAGTCTAGTGTTCTTGCTATATCTAGCATGATTGGCCTTTATCTAATCATGATGTTTATTCCTTATGTTCTCCCTTCTTCCTTATACTTACTGCCATCTACCTATTTAGATTGGTATATGCAGTGGCTTAGCGATGTTTCACTTCGATGGATTTTGCAAACTGTCACGTATTTGTGCTCATCTTTCGCATTGTTTTTTTCAGTAGGCTATTATATGTTTAATAGAAAAGAAGCCTAA
- a CDS encoding HAMP domain-containing sensor histidine kinase produces MKLRNKINLYTAFLFALLLMIINITVYYTFSSLILDSELATAHKEMEKVSDNFGESLGKVPDNAILRSYVPINGMIQIVTEDNKNSPAYTSAGEQNLSERESVFYSSEVSKKIEYEKRHYTFESMPIILQDGSVANLQITKSMETATNILSILRLVLILVTLLALIPVFISSRFLSNFITSPVTSMIKTMTEIRKSGRFKTIKLEGNSKDELFQMGQTFNHMIELLEMNFEKQEQFVSNASHELKTPLTIIESYTSLLKRRGLKEPQLFTESIEAIHSEALRMMEMTEQLLMLAWHHEQWKIELNQVNLNQLLKQTVSVFKNAYNRDIKFAVVNEAPLMIETDEKKLKQLLFIFLDNARKYSDESISVELGKENDEVYIKIIDHGIGIQESELPKVFDRFYRVDKARSRKQGGSGLGLSIAKEIADAIGIEVQLDSKAGIGTTATLLIKKFEKSSKFSSLSHFYIRK; encoded by the coding sequence ATGAAACTTCGAAATAAAATAAACCTTTATACAGCCTTTTTGTTTGCCCTGCTGCTCATGATAATAAATATTACTGTTTATTATACCTTCAGCAGCTTAATTCTCGATAGCGAGCTTGCCACTGCACATAAGGAGATGGAAAAAGTATCCGATAATTTCGGGGAATCACTAGGAAAAGTTCCCGATAACGCCATTCTTAGATCCTACGTTCCAATAAACGGAATGATTCAAATTGTGACTGAGGATAACAAAAATTCACCTGCGTATACGAGTGCTGGCGAGCAAAATCTAAGTGAGAGAGAATCAGTATTTTATAGTAGTGAAGTCAGCAAAAAGATAGAATATGAGAAACGACACTATACCTTTGAATCAATGCCCATCATCTTACAAGACGGCAGTGTTGCCAATCTTCAAATTACCAAAAGTATGGAAACCGCAACTAATATTTTGTCCATTCTCCGTCTAGTCTTAATCTTGGTTACACTGCTTGCATTGATTCCTGTATTCATTTCCAGCCGATTTCTTAGCAACTTTATTACAAGTCCCGTCACATCTATGATTAAAACAATGACAGAAATTAGGAAAAGCGGTAGATTTAAAACCATTAAGCTGGAAGGTAATTCGAAAGATGAGCTTTTTCAAATGGGTCAAACCTTTAACCATATGATTGAGCTTTTAGAAATGAACTTTGAAAAACAGGAGCAGTTTGTTTCAAATGCATCGCATGAACTTAAAACCCCTTTGACTATAATAGAGAGTTACACAAGCCTTTTAAAAAGAAGGGGCTTAAAGGAACCACAGCTTTTCACAGAATCGATTGAAGCCATACACTCTGAAGCGCTCCGTATGATGGAAATGACCGAGCAGCTGTTGATGTTAGCATGGCACCATGAACAGTGGAAAATTGAGCTTAACCAGGTGAATCTCAATCAGTTACTAAAGCAAACTGTAAGTGTATTCAAGAACGCTTATAATCGTGATATTAAATTTGCAGTGGTGAACGAAGCTCCCTTAATGATTGAAACCGATGAAAAAAAACTCAAGCAGCTTTTGTTTATATTTTTAGACAATGCAAGGAAATATAGTGATGAAAGTATCTCAGTCGAACTAGGGAAAGAGAACGATGAGGTATATATCAAAATTATTGATCACGGTATTGGCATCCAAGAAAGCGAACTTCCAAAGGTATTTGACAGGTTTTACCGGGTAGATAAAGCAAGAAGCAGAAAACAAGGCGGTTCTGGCCTAGGTTTATCGATTGCCAAGGAAATTGCCGATGCAATTGGAATCGAAGTACAACTGGACAGTAAGGCTGGAATTGGAACTACTGCCACTCTTCTGATAAAAAAATTTGAAAAATCGTCGAAATTCTCATCACTTTCTCATTTTTATATAAGAAAATAA
- a CDS encoding alpha/beta fold hydrolase, whose product MAVESPFTDLFPPLDYEKEMRRWKHVFQVLNEAEPKIGHTPRTEVWRKNKSVLWYYPAKQKKYGIPLFFVYSLFNKPYILDIAPKASVIEGLTNRGYDVYLLDWGTPGYEDKNIGLDTYIQKYLRTAVKRAIRHSGAEELTLVGYCLGGTIASIYASIAEENIKNLIVATVPIDFSTLVGPDKWAEGLKDGDFNVDRFIDVYGVIPASYVEAMFRAVSAPVYFSHYTMLLNRAHDPKYVDKWRRMNKWTTDQVPFAGEAFRQLANDLFKGNKLVKGELMIGNKNVDLKNIKSNLFVISSTNDNLVLEPQSLPIMDLVSSEDKTYKLVEAGHVSLALTGLFAVVVDEWASARSNPI is encoded by the coding sequence GTGGCAGTAGAATCACCTTTTACGGATTTATTTCCACCGTTGGATTATGAGAAAGAAATGAGACGCTGGAAGCACGTTTTTCAAGTATTAAATGAGGCGGAGCCGAAGATTGGTCATACACCAAGGACAGAGGTTTGGAGAAAAAATAAATCAGTCTTATGGTATTACCCGGCAAAACAAAAAAAGTATGGAATTCCATTATTTTTCGTTTATTCTTTGTTTAACAAACCCTATATACTTGATATCGCCCCAAAGGCAAGTGTAATTGAGGGACTTACAAACCGTGGATATGATGTGTATTTGCTAGACTGGGGTACACCAGGCTATGAAGATAAGAATATTGGTCTTGATACATACATTCAAAAGTATTTAAGAACAGCAGTTAAGCGTGCTATTCGCCATTCTGGCGCGGAAGAATTAACACTCGTCGGTTATTGCTTAGGTGGGACAATCGCTTCTATATACGCTTCGATTGCTGAAGAGAACATTAAAAACTTGATTGTTGCAACAGTACCAATCGACTTTTCTACACTTGTTGGTCCAGATAAATGGGCGGAAGGACTTAAGGATGGAGATTTTAATGTTGATCGCTTTATAGATGTTTATGGGGTTATCCCGGCATCCTATGTGGAAGCAATGTTTCGTGCAGTATCTGCTCCTGTTTATTTTAGTCACTATACAATGCTTTTAAATCGGGCTCATGATCCAAAATATGTGGATAAATGGCGCAGGATGAACAAATGGACTACTGATCAGGTTCCATTTGCAGGGGAGGCTTTTAGACAATTAGCGAATGATCTTTTTAAGGGGAACAAGCTTGTTAAAGGCGAATTAATGATTGGAAATAAAAATGTAGATTTGAAAAATATTAAATCAAATTTGTTCGTTATTTCCTCAACGAATGATAATTTAGTTTTGGAACCGCAAAGTTTGCCGATTATGGATTTAGTTTCGAGCGAGGATAAAACGTATAAACTGGTTGAGGCAGGCCATGTTTCCTTAGCTTTAACAGGATTGTTTGCAGTAGTTGTCGATGAGTGGGCTTCAGCTCGTTCGAATCCAATTTAA